The DNA segment CAAAACGCTGATTATCAAGCAAAATACGCTGACGACCAAGCAATGCTAACGTTTCTGCAGGACCTTTATAGCCAATATAGCTTTGGTTGATTTGAGTGTACTTATAGTCTCCGATCAATGGCTCATTCTTTGATGAGCGCACGTCATCAATTTCAGCAACTGCGTAGAGGTTATAGAGGTCACCAGTTTGGTAGTTTAAGCGTGTGCGTAATGTAGTTTGGTTTTGCTGGTCAACATTAGCAACATCAACGTCTTCATAGCGAAGGCGGAACTGCACTTTGACCGCGGAGTCATCGATAAAGGCTTTCTTTAGTGGATCAGCCGTTTCTGCGGTTGCAGCAGTAGAAGCTAAACTTGCGAGTACAGCTAGAGTAAGGGTATGGACTTTCATTTATTGTAATCCTTTTGTTTCATCATTCTCACGCGTAGTTATATTAACGAAACAAGTTTAACTTTTTGATCTAAAACAATGTTACATCTCGATTACAAATAGCTTACCAAATGTGTGACCAAGATCACCACAACGTACCGATTTAGAGGTACACACAAATAGGTATTAATTCTACCTACCTAATTCTTTGATTACTTAAATAGTTCGCGATAGGAATTTTTTAGCGAACTGTTCTACGAATAGTCCCCGCAACAACATTCAAAGCTAGTCCATAGTGGATTAGCTAGACAATAAAATGGAGTGATAAACATCACTCCTTTGACAAAGGCTCGACTTCAATTAGGTGTTTATACCCTTAGCCACATTTAGACATATCGCACCAATAAATCCATTTTCAAACAAAACATAGTTAGCAATAATTATAATTACCCTGTTGACCTGTCTATAAATGTAGGCTTGATACTCCACGCTATCGTTAAGGTTAGGAAAATATATATATCGTTATCCAACTCGCGAAACATCCAATATTGCAGCCTGACTTAACGAAAACCACTTCACATGGTAATAATGATTAAAGGAAGTGTTAAACCTTAACCAACTAGCTTGTAATTCCTTCTGCAATTAGCTTTACTTACCTAACAACAATACTGTTCATTAATTATTTAGGGGTTGATATGTTAGGCGAAAACCACTCAATTATGCATGAGTTTCCTGAGTACCAAGATATTATTGTTAAGCTTTGCCAAACTGATGAGGCTTTTGCTAAAGACACCAAACACTACAATGCACTTGATAAAGAGATCCGCGAACTTGAATTAAGAGGCGCACCAATTGATGACAATGCTATGCATCAACTGAAACATGATAGAGCAGAGTTAAAAGACTCACTGTTTCATCGCCTCAGTACCAGTGTTTAACTAATACCGAATAAATCAATACAAGTCGTTAGGGGCTGTTAAACAGCATCACTGTTCTGTAGATAGTAAAGAAACCACCGCCTTAAGTTGGTGGCATAAAGCTTAAACTAAAAGGGAGCCTAAGCTCCCTTATTCACTCACAGACGCTCATTACTGAGTCACTGAAACATGGTTACCTACGCCCCCTCAACATAGATATCTAGCACTTGAAACTAGATGGCTCCAAGTCTTATAGACGCATTTCACCTAACTCAAAACAAGGCATTAAACGAGCTAGAGGGTTTTGTCGCTAACACCACAATCAACACGTTCAACACAACACCACAGTAAAAAACAAATATTTAACA comes from the Shewanella halifaxensis HAW-EB4 genome and includes:
- a CDS encoding YdcH family protein; this translates as MLGENHSIMHEFPEYQDIIVKLCQTDEAFAKDTKHYNALDKEIRELELRGAPIDDNAMHQLKHDRAELKDSLFHRLSTSV